The following proteins are co-located in the Silene latifolia isolate original U9 population chromosome 1, ASM4854445v1, whole genome shotgun sequence genome:
- the LOC141657810 gene encoding uncharacterized protein LOC141657810 produces the protein MGLHKDKTVADLHPKALARDRRTSPNNLMDQQLKGLNAEAAQAKVASNMPRRTRKTKSSAATASTSIPPPIPSVQKETVVIVDITNEGDSDAEGSLLVRKRKKPPPAANASAATAAGKETRPPPKKAKHDQPLPSTGHTIERRAEEKTAQASGQDATVVTSFPKPTPSRSSRRA, from the exons atggggctgcacaaggataagaccgttgctgatttgcatcctaaggctctagcccgtgatcgcagaacgtcgccgaataatctcatggatcagcagctgaaaggcttgaatgcggaggcggcccaggcgaaggttgctagtaacatgccgcgtcgaacgcggaaaacaaagtcttcggcggcgacggcgtcgacatccattccacctcccatcccttcagtccagaaggagacggtggtgatTGTTGACATTACCAATgagggggactccgatgcggagggatctctccttgtccgtaagaggaaaAAGCCTCCCCCTGCCGCTAATGCTTccgctgctactgctgccggcaAGGAAACGCGTCCTCcgcccaagaaggccaagcatg atcaaccgctgccgtcTACCGGTCACACTATTGAACGGCGTGCCGAGGAGAAAACAGCGCAGGCAAGTGGTCAAGACGCCACCGTTGtcacctccttcccgaagcctaccccctcCAGATcaagtcggagggcctaa